One window from the genome of Montipora foliosa isolate CH-2021 chromosome 5, ASM3666993v2, whole genome shotgun sequence encodes:
- the LOC138003243 gene encoding PHD finger protein 20-like protein 1 isoform X2 yields the protein MRIDNRVRMSTKQISPSSGKNKILYQAGARLEAMDYTLNWYAAKICRVDNKERKVLIHFEGWNHRYDEWINFDSERLRPHARQQSHQDSKDEKEVCDYQDWKVGDRVLAKWQDCKFYPAKVVKPLNDECHYLQTFKRALNKWTIYCLAMVSFLSTVVATLTQCHYPVKCI from the exons ATGCGAATCGACAACAGAGTCAGAATGTCGACCAAACAAATCTCTCCTTCGTCAGGGAAAAATAAAATTCTCTATCAGGCGGGAGCTCGCTTGGAGGCAATGGATTACACGTTGAATTG GTATGCTGCAAAGATCTGCAGAGTTGATAACAAAGAGAGGAAAGTACTGATTCACTTTGAGGGCTGGAATCACCGCTATGACGAATGGATTAATTTTGATAGTGAACGTTTAAGACCACATGCACGACAGCAATCACACCAGGACTCCAAAGATGAGAAG GAAGTTTGCGACTATCAG GATTGGAAAGTCGGTGATCGTGTGTTAGCAAAGTGGCAagactgcaaattttatccagCAAAAGTAGTAAAACCTCTCAATGATG AATGCCACTATTTACAGACATTTAAGAGGGCTCTGAACAAGTGGACTATTTATTGTCTGGCCATGGTTTCATTTTTGTCGACTGTTGTAGCAACATTGACACAATGTCATTACCCTGTTAA GTGCATATGA
- the LOC138003243 gene encoding PHD finger protein 20-like protein 1 isoform X1, translating into MRIDNRVRMSTKQISPSSGKNKILYQAGARLEAMDYTLNWYAAKICRVDNKERKVLIHFEGWNHRYDEWINFDSERLRPHARQQSHQDSKDEKQEVCDYQDWKVGDRVLAKWQDCKFYPAKVVKPLNDECHYLQTFKRALNKWTIYCLAMVSFLSTVVATLTQCHYPVKCI; encoded by the exons ATGCGAATCGACAACAGAGTCAGAATGTCGACCAAACAAATCTCTCCTTCGTCAGGGAAAAATAAAATTCTCTATCAGGCGGGAGCTCGCTTGGAGGCAATGGATTACACGTTGAATTG GTATGCTGCAAAGATCTGCAGAGTTGATAACAAAGAGAGGAAAGTACTGATTCACTTTGAGGGCTGGAATCACCGCTATGACGAATGGATTAATTTTGATAGTGAACGTTTAAGACCACATGCACGACAGCAATCACACCAGGACTCCAAAGATGAGAAG CAGGAAGTTTGCGACTATCAG GATTGGAAAGTCGGTGATCGTGTGTTAGCAAAGTGGCAagactgcaaattttatccagCAAAAGTAGTAAAACCTCTCAATGATG AATGCCACTATTTACAGACATTTAAGAGGGCTCTGAACAAGTGGACTATTTATTGTCTGGCCATGGTTTCATTTTTGTCGACTGTTGTAGCAACATTGACACAATGTCATTACCCTGTTAA GTGCATATGA
- the LOC138003243 gene encoding PHD finger protein 20-like protein 1 isoform X3, with protein MRIDNRVRMSTKQISPSSGKNKILYQAGARLEAMDYTLNWYAAKICRVDNKERKVLIHFEGWNHRYDEWINFDSERLRPHARQQSHQDSKDEKDWKVGDRVLAKWQDCKFYPAKVVKPLNDECHYLQTFKRALNKWTIYCLAMVSFLSTVVATLTQCHYPVKCI; from the exons ATGCGAATCGACAACAGAGTCAGAATGTCGACCAAACAAATCTCTCCTTCGTCAGGGAAAAATAAAATTCTCTATCAGGCGGGAGCTCGCTTGGAGGCAATGGATTACACGTTGAATTG GTATGCTGCAAAGATCTGCAGAGTTGATAACAAAGAGAGGAAAGTACTGATTCACTTTGAGGGCTGGAATCACCGCTATGACGAATGGATTAATTTTGATAGTGAACGTTTAAGACCACATGCACGACAGCAATCACACCAGGACTCCAAAGATGAGAAG GATTGGAAAGTCGGTGATCGTGTGTTAGCAAAGTGGCAagactgcaaattttatccagCAAAAGTAGTAAAACCTCTCAATGATG AATGCCACTATTTACAGACATTTAAGAGGGCTCTGAACAAGTGGACTATTTATTGTCTGGCCATGGTTTCATTTTTGTCGACTGTTGTAGCAACATTGACACAATGTCATTACCCTGTTAA GTGCATATGA